In Rana temporaria chromosome 3, aRanTem1.1, whole genome shotgun sequence, a single window of DNA contains:
- the TM2D2 gene encoding TM2 domain-containing protein 2, translating into MGWPVPPMTYILLGGQGLLLTFSLIASQNQTSPASSVEPSTVPEPKDPHGPLIFCEYLPEEFIQCEDLMDHTGNVTMQQEIGYGCARFGGQAYDDVEHTKVMCRALDDIECAGPRSFQRGNKPCIKYTGHYFITTLLYSFFLGCFGVDRFCLGHTGTAVGKLLTLGGLGIWWFVDLILLITGGLMPSDNSNWCTIY; encoded by the exons ATGGGGTGGCCTGTGCCACCGATGACTTACATATTACTGGGGGGACAGGGGCTGCTTCTCACCTTCTCCCTCATCGCCTCCCAGAACCAGACCAGCCCTGCCTCCTCCGTAGAGCCCAGCACTGTACCGGAGCCCAAAGACCCCCATGGTCCCCTCATCTTCTGCGAGTACTT ACCAGAAGAGTTCATCCAATGTGAGGATCTGATGGATCATACAGGAAACGTGACCATGCAGCAGGAGATTGGCTATGGCTGTGCCAGG TTTGGAGGACAGGCATATGATGACGTGGAGCATACAAAAGTCATGTGCCGTGCTCTAGACGATATTGAATGCGCTGGACCTCGCTCTTTTCAGCGTGGGAATAAACCGTGTATCAA GTACACAGGCCACTATTTTATTACCACGTTGCTGTACTCCTTCTTCTTGGGATGCTTTGGAGTAGATCGCTTCTGCCTGGGACACACGGGCACCGCTGTGGGCAAGCTTCTCACTCTGGGAGGTCTGGGCATCTGGTGGTTTGTGGATCTTATATTGCTCATCACAGGTGGGCTCATGCCTAGTGACAACAGCAACTGGTGCACAATATACTGA